The window GCTGTCgcctggcgcagcggcgaccgGCTCGTGGTTCCGGCGTCGCCTTGGCCTTGGACAGGGCATCAAtttctgcggcggcggcgtcggcagtgCCGTTGTCCCAGCGGTGCTCGGCAGTCTCGTGGACGTCTACGGCTGGCGTCATACCTTCCGCCTCATGTCCGCGTTCTGCGCCATTGGGCTGGTTGCCACAATCctctcctgccgccgccacccgaTCGAGGACGACGTTGACGTGGATGACCACgcacgcggcggcaacagccCCGCCCGCGAGCCTAGCCATGATGATTGTATCGCGCACAGAAGCTTCAGCCACGAGGAGAGGAACGAAATAATGCTCATGATAACCCCCGAGGCAGGTGAGAACGCCGCGGCCTCACCGACAACCCGGATGATCGACTCCATgcgcacggaggcggagaaggcggcgaaCCACGACAACGGTGACACTCTCAAGAAGGGCGGCAAGCcggatgcagcagcgtcagctcGCGCCGCCCTGGCGTCgccaggcggcagcgacgacatgAGCATGTTATTGGGTCGtcaccagcagccgcagcagcagctcgcgcaaCATGGAAGGAAAGTGCACGGCACCCAGGCCTGCACGGTGACGGATCTAATCCAGGATATGCACGTGCGGCGCCTGACTTGGAGAGAGATGATGCGCGTCTTCTTCTCCGTTCGCTTCCTTACGCACTTCTTCATGTTCGCCATCTACGGCTGGTCCTTCTACGGACTGATCTACGTGGCCGTCCCCTACGTCTCCTCCAtgggcagcgctggcacGGTGTATGCAGACGTCACCCCCATCAGCACCTCCAAGGCGTCGACGGTGTTCACGTTTTGGGGTGTGTTTCAGATTGTGGGCTCCATCCTGGTAGGCGGCGTGGCCTCCTTCACCGACGACGCCCTCGCCTACACAATGTGCGCCACCGTCGGTGGTTTGGCGACGTCGCTGCTCGTCTTTTGCCGCAGCTACGCGGCCTTCGCCGTGTGCTTAAGTGTGGTCGGCTTCTGCACGGCTGGCATTTTCGCCATGATGCCGGCGCTGATCGCCAAGGACTTCCACGGGCCTAACCTCGGCTTCTTCATGGGCTGTGTATTTGTGGCTGGCTGCCTTGGCGGCTTCTCGGCCCCGCCGATtcaggcgcagctgcagacacGCTACAACGGCAACTATTCGTACGGCTGTGTGTTtatcagctgctgcacaacgTTTCCGGGAGTGCTGTGCTACCTGCTCCTGGGGCCGGAGAAGCAGAGTCGCGTCGGACGCGTCTTCATGCGCGTGGTGGAGCAGGCGTGAGACGGGGCCGCCACGTGTCGCCACCATCTCCCCTCCGGCCACTGGCCACGTCTTTGCCCTCAGCCCGCCCTACCACGACGAAACGGAAagtgccgccgcttccgcagctgccgttAGCGTGAGGCACCATAtatccctctctcgctggtgtgtgtgaggcgttcccgctgctgcaggtcgATGCCATGGTGGTGCTTGGAGCCGGTCGCTAATGGGCCCGTCGATGCACTGCTATCGCGCACATGGCCGagttctcctcctcctttctccGCCGTTCTCAAGAAAGCGGCATTCACGACTGTGCGGCGTTcttgcgcgctgccgctgctgctcctccgtgtgtgtgtgtccgtgtgtcGATCACGTCACGTCGTCGTCTCTCACGGCTTTTCCCCAACGCCACTCCGTCcatcctcccctccccccccccgcacccCCCAACCCgagcgcctctccctctccccctctcccaagCGCTCacccgctctctcccttgtgCTTCTCTGCCCCACTgccacgccgacgcgcacggAAGAGGGCATGGCACGAGTCGCAAAAGAATGATAATGTATATACCTGCATAtacatgtgcatgtgcacgtgcaTATATATGCctatatgtatatatatatatatgtagtgtatgtatatgtacaTGCATGCATTATTGTTTACGACGTCGTTGCCGCTTTCATGTCCACCTGcgcttctccctttttttttgggggggtgtatatttttttttttcgtttgtaCTTTGGCCTTATTTTCTTCATGGCGGTCGCAAATTTGACCGAAccggcaccaccacacgcacacacgcagagggagagggagatcGTGTTGCATTGCGacgctcgccctctccctctgcgtgtgtgcgtgtgggtgcctCTGTGTGGATTTCTTAcgttttttttgtgtgtgtgtgcgcgttctctcccctcttccctctcctcctccttgccctCGCATCGCGTTTGTCCGCAAACGGCGCAAACCATTtggcagagggggaggggggacgccgccgcacctccctgtgctgtgtgctgcgtggCAGGGCGATCCGGGAAAGAGGGGTGAGGCATgggatatatatatatatatatatgggACGGGAtaagagggggaggaagaagggagggaggggaagcagcagcaaaagCGTCAGCAGGAATGTGGTACGGACGAAGAAGGGGATGAGAGGGGCGTATGGTACGCGTGGGGAAGCAGGTGCAAGAGCGGGAGGTGGAACCGAGCAgacgggggtggggaggggtgagtGAGGGTGATACGGCGGGCGAGCGCAAATTgctcgtttttcttttcgccgCCTCATCTCGGCCCTCTCCCATGCACCCCCCTCGCTGCAGGGTGCGTGTGGATTACCGCAAAATGAGTAAGCCtacacgtgcacgcatgcgTACTGCTGTGCTACGtcacacctctctctctttccccttctcctcgctcattttttttcgcgtgacccttgtgtgtgtgtgtgtgtgcatgtggatgtatgtgggtgtgtatcgtgtatgcgtatgtttgtacgtgtgtgtgtgtgttgagCAGAGCTATGCTGTTTTCCTCCTTTTTACCTTTTATTTCCTAAAACAccggagaaaaaaaaatacggAATGAAGATAataagcacacacacgcacacacacatatatatatatatgtgtgtatatagATGCGTATGTATGCTTATATGAAGGATAAAAATCGacgcgaaacaaaaaagaaggcaCCGGAGCAGACAAGAGCAAACATGCACTGCCCTCATGCGATGAACCGCATGAAGTACGCATATGCTGCTTGAGTctgtgcccgtgtgtgtgtgtgtgcgcgcgcgttggTGTTAAGATACGAGATACAAAGAGAAAGTGCGAGCGGGCGAAATAGCAAGGAGAGGGGGCGCTAGGGGAAGGGAgtgtgagagagagtgcAACGTGTAGTGGTCACGTAGGACACACAAACGCCCAGACAGAcggacacacgcagacgTATACGTGCACCCGCAGACAACAATACAGtcatatacatatatatatatatatatataaccTCCTTGTGTGTCTGCTCTTGTCGCCTCCCCTTccgctttcttttccttcgccACTATCCTCACTATAATTATCGTTGTCGCGACGTTCTTCTGGACTCGTaccctcgcccctccctcctccttgttcCCCCTTCTTTCGTCATGATCaactcgtgtgtgtgcgtgtgcgggtaTGTATGTTTATACGTACATTCCTGTTcgtgcgcaggtgcgcgtgtgtaccTGTACCGGTCGCCCCTCTGGATTTTGTTACTGGtcgcctccccttcctcccctcttcctccccgaCTCCTGCAAGTCTCCTTTTTGAAGCGTGAGACGCGCACagaaacggcagcggcgcgacgaaaacaacaacagaggcAGACCAAGTGCGTAATGCGGTTGTTTTGGGAGAGATGTACAAGGGAAGGAGGATCGTCAGGGATAGAggtgggggggagggggggggggcggcggcacccgAGTGGTTGTTGGTGGGGAATGCGAATGACGGAATGGATGTGTGCGAGCGTGGGTGTGGTGTTTTTTCGGGTTTGTGAGAGTATGCGGGGCTGTATGAGCGCGGGATGATGTGGCGGCATGGCCCCATatcacctctccctcccccacactGTGTGCTCTCCTTCGCGGTTTTTTGCCACGTCTTCGTGACTTATCCCTACGGTCAAgcgcgacgcgcgcacaggaaAGAGAATTTATGTATCCATTAGGAAGTAATCAGCGGCGCACGGCGCCCCGTTGCTGAATGCAGCGGGTGAGCGGTGGGTAAAGCTGGTggagcgtcagcggcggctggcgcGCAGAGGAGATGGCAGAGAAATGGGCAGGGGCGCAGACGCAGAGACGAGAGCTGCTGTGTGCACAGCAACGAACCctgttttcctttctctcaCGATCACCGCTCGtgcatgtttgtgtgtgcctgactctctctgtctctctctctcacctaGCACTCACCTCGCGATGGTGATCATTAAAAGAGGGCTTCCTGCTTGCCTCCCTACTCCCTCGCCCGACACGCGGAGTCGTGCGGAGGACTGCCCATCCTTTACACGTGGCACTGCCGATCAACCGCGCCGGTGTGCGCCCGCTCGCGTGTTCCTTTCCTTGTTTTTCTTCGAGAGGCTGTTGCGGCCTTTACGGCACGGCAAGGATTGGGCATAGTGATGCCTCCTGCACCTGCACCCCCTTTCAGCTCCGTCTCTCAATGTttctctgctctcctcccccccccccgctgcggctgttgTGCATACGCactctcgccctccctcgaTGGCATTTTCGCTtcttccgctctctctctcaccgcACTTGTATCCACATCATCTTTAGCGAACCACATATCGTGTTTTACTTTGTGTGTCCGTTCAcccgctgccaccgtcgccgccccctcccgtctccctccctcagcaCACCATCCCCTCCACAATCATCAGCAAGCACTAGGGGCAGAGGTCGTCTCTGATTCGAGTATGAGCCGGTTAGCCCGCGCGCTAGCAAAGCCCTTCACGGTGCCGGTAGCCGTGTGCACAAGGCATGTAGCGGCAATGGACGAGCCGCTGAAGCGGCACATCGACGCCTATGCGGCGCGAGGAGAGGACATCACGATCGCCGTCTGGCGCGAGTATGTGGACGGGCagcgggcgctgctgccgtacCGGTGGGCAAAGTTTCGGAGCGAGGTGGCGTATCTGGCCTCGGGACAGATGGCCATCACGGACTTGACCTTCGCCGACCTTCTGGTCTTCGTGCGCTTTCTCACGAAGTGTCTCTTCATCTTTATCGTCGCCGTGATGGTCGGCCGCCGCTCCGTCTTCCCGTCGCTGGAGCCGACATCGCCGTTCGTGGAGGAAATCGTAAAGAACTGGCAACCGAACCGGCTGCGCGGGGTGGCAGGCGCGGAGTATATGGCGCGCGATcaggcagcagctgctgataTGGCCGCCGATAAGGCGGAGAAGTCACCGATCTCGTAAGCTGCTGTACGATGGGGAGGCGAGGGGGAAGGCGTGCTGACGAGGAAGAGCGCAACGAGAGAAAGACGCGGGAGGCAAGAAGCGCAGCCATAGATGTATAAGGAAGGTGTATCTGCCTGTCTGTGCTGGTGGGGTCGTTGTGCAGCACTATGTTGCAGACACGATTGGCGTGCCTCCCCActccttccttctttttccgCACCCCACCcagccttttttttttgccagCATCCGCGCCTGATGTTGTCGAGCATCGTGGCGGAGTGACACCCTTAACTCTCtcagcgtgtgtgtctgtgagtgtgtgtgttcccCGTGATGTGGTGCCGCGTTGACTTCCGCGGCATCTTTGGCGTCTCACTCTCTGTTGTCGCTGCGTCGGCTTCTTCGCCGGTGATATACCTGCgcctgtgcctgcgtgtgcgcgtgcgcgcctttCACTcgcctgttttttttttctcccccccccccctagTAGTAGTAGTAGTCAGAGCAGTGGCTGTGATacagaggagggagcgggagCCAGCGTGTGTGTACCTTCTTCGCGCATGCGGGGTCCGTTTTTGCGTAGTTAGCAACTTGAAAGGGGCTGAGATGCACAAAGAGAGGCAGGGAAGAAGGAAGGCGGCAAGAGACCGGGTGCAGCACGCCGGTCTTTGACGTCTCACCTGATGGCTTTCCGTCGTCGTTCCTCCCGCCCCCACTCCCACTTCTCCGCTCAGCGCCATCTCCTACCCTTTTCAAGCTAAGTGCTGTCGTCATTGTGGTCCCTTCTGCCCTCCCCATCCCgacgcctcttcctctctggACACAGGCACGCGTGGAGTGGGGGGGTACCACATGGCTCACTAGCTCCATTCATCGCCCTCCATCCCCGTTTTCCTTCTGAGGTCTCACGTGGGAATGGGAGGCGaggagtggggagagggagggattcaccgccgccgttctCCTCTCTTGCTTGATCCGCTGCAGGTTGAAGAGCCGTCCGCTCacccctttctcctccttccaGCTTCAGCTCCGTACCGCTCCGCCTTTCcgcctgccccctcccccttcctctctctttctcttcctccgcccGCCCCTGACACCCCGCGGGTGCTGGTCTCCAAGACCGCTCTCACACGTCCGTCTTCCGGCGCGTACCCCGCCGCCCCTTGCCCCATTCTAGCCGCCATTCCGCACCATCGCACGCACCGCGAGGCAGAGAGTCGCCTGTAGCGGTGCATGCATGTATGCCatgtgtgttggtgtgtgtaTCGCTGCCGGACCTTCGGCGCCCTTTCGGACGGAGTCCAGCGGCGGAGAAAAAAGAACAGGCTCCCGTACATCACAGGAGAACCAGCAGCAAACGCCATTCATTACCACGGCAACCAGACGCGAGCGAGAGGTGGTCGTtttggctgctgcgcacacagcgctccctcctcgtctcctcgtcctccccACTATCATCCCCACCAGCTTCACCTCTCCGTGCGTCTCTGCAGGGCATGTGCCATCCTGTCCCCCTCCCTACCACCTGCTCAGTCTCTCCCCGTCACCTTGTCTCTGCTCAACTTTATAACATCCTCTCGTCCTtccgtgcgcacgcgcgaccGCCCGCTTGGCTGCTGGCCTCTGCCTTGGGGCTTCTCCCGATACCCACATACGgcgcgccctctccccctcccccaccttccTGCGGCCATCCCTTAGAAACCTGTACCTCGGCAACTCTTTGCGCAGGACaacagccccccccccctccgcccccaccccttcccctcttccccgtGACCGCACAAGCATCATGCGCCGCTTCGTGGCCCAGTACGTNNNNNNNNNNNNNNNNNNNNNNNNNNNNNNNNNNNNNNNNNNNNNNNNNNNNNNNNNNNNNNNNNNNNNNNNNNNNNNNNNNNNNNNNNNNNNNNNNNNNNNNNNNNNNNNNNNNNNNNNNNNNNNNNNNNNNNNNNNNNNNNNNNNNNNNNNNNNNNNNNNNNNNNNNNNNNNNNNNNNNNNNNNNNNNNNNNNNNNNNNNNNNNNNNNNNNNNNNNNNNNNNNNNNNNNNNNNNNNNNNNNNNNNNNNNNNNNNNNNNNNNNNNNNNNNNNNNNNNNNNNNNNNNNNNNNNNNNNNNNNNNNNNNNNNNNNNNNNNNNNNNNNNNNNNNNNNNNNNNNNNNNNNNNNNNNNNNNNNNNNNNNNNNNNNNNNNNNNNNNNNNNNNNNNNNNNNNNNNNNNNNNNNNNNNNNNNNNNNNNNNNNNNNNNNNNNNNNNNNNNNNNNNNNNNNNNNNNNNNNNNNNNNNNNNNNNNNNNNNNNNNNNNNNNNNNNNNNNNNNNNNNNNNNNNNNNNNNNNNNNNNNNNNNNNNNNNNNNNNNNNNNNNNNNNNNNNNNNNNNNNNNNNNNNNNNNNNNNNNNNNNNNNNNNNNNNNNNNNNNNNNNNNNNNNNNNNNNNNNNNNNNNNNNNNNNNNNNNNNNNNNNNNNNNNNNNNNNNNNNNNNNNNNNNNNNNNNNNNNNNNNNNNNNNNNNNNNNNNNNNNNNNNNNNNNNNNNNNNNNNNNNNNNNNNNNNNNNNNNNNNNNNNNNNNNNNNNNNNNNNNNNNNNNNNNNNNNNNNNNNNNNNNNNNNNNNNNNNNNNNNNNNNNNNNNNNNNNNNNNNNNNNNNNNNNNNNNNNNNNNNNNNNNNNNNNNNNNNNNNNNNNNNNNNNNNNNNNNNNNNNNNNNNNNNNNNNNNNNNNNNNNNNNNNNNNNNNNNNNNNNNNNNNNNNNNNNNNNNNNNNNNNNNNNNNNNNNNNN of the Leishmania donovani BPK282A1 complete genome, chromosome 5 genome contains:
- a CDS encoding monocarboxylate transporter-like protein; amino-acid sequence: MQIYEACKKVDRAVTHRPADHWIGYLVAVSGALMQMMSYGIDNSFSIFSNSMQNDPSLGYPSATTVSFGNSVSLGLSPVFGVLAGFLVDRVPPRVMMFTSTVMLFAALWLSSSFAKSSAEVTASYSLLASISSALMLSPGAAATGSWFRRRLGLGQGINFCGGGVGSAVVPAVLGSLVDVYGWRHTFRLMSAFCAIGLVATILSCRRHPIEDDVDVDDHARGGNSPAREPSHDDCIAHRSFSHEERNEIMLMITPEAGENAAASPTTRMIDSMRTEAEKAANHDNGDTLKKGGKPDAAASARAALASPGGSDDMSMLLGRHQQPQQQLAQHGRKVHGTQACTVTDLIQDMHVRRLTWREMMRVFFSVRFLTHFFMFAIYGWSFYGLIYVAVPYVSSMGSAGTVYADVTPISTSKASTVFTFWGVFQIVGSILVGGVASFTDDALAYTMCATVGGLATSLLVFCRSYAAFAVCLSVVGFCTAGIFAMMPALIAKDFHGPNLGFFMGCVFVAGCLGGFSAPPIQAQLQTRYNGNYSYGCVFISCCTTFPGVLCYLLLGPEKQSRVGRVFMRVVEQA
- a CDS encoding ATPase alpha subunit, with the protein product MPCVLVCVSLPDLRRPFGRSPAAEKKEQAPVHHRRTSSKRHSLPRQPDASERWSFWLLRTQRSLLVSSSSPLSSPPASPLRASLQGMCHPVPLPTTCSVSPRHLVSAQLYNILSSFRAHARPPAWLLASALGLLPIPTYGAPSPPPPPSCGHPLETCTSATLCAGQQPPPPPPPPLPLFPVTAQASCAASWPST